Part of the Trichoderma asperellum chromosome 1, complete sequence genome is shown below.
GGTACTTCGGCATATGTACTGCCAGGGGTTTTCAGCGAAGCCGGCATCGCCTCCTCTGCAGAGCTGTCTCGTATTTCTTCGTTATTGCCCAACGACCCCTCAGCCTGCTTGGCGGTAGCCGAACTTTGTATCTCGAGTTGATGGCTGAGCTCCCATTTCAGCTCCAGGCTGGATGATTTTTCGCGGTTTTGCAACCTCCCCAGGTTATCGCGGTCAATGCACTTCATTATATCCATGCCCTCGTAATTGCAAATGGTCTGTTCCCAAGGTGTCACAAGATATGGTTTGGTTTTCCCCGGGTTTGACCCAAAAAACTTCTTGGTTTTGTTCTTGAAATCTTCCACGGTGCCTATCCGAGCCTCAACCTGGAATTTCACCACATAAGGCTCACGCGTTTGTCGCGATATGAGCACCGCGACATAGAATGTCTGTGGGATGCCCGCATTCTGCAGTTCGTTCTGTTCAAGAATCCATGTGATTCCATTCCGCCGACCAGTGTGCTGGCTAATTTCTGGGTTTGAGCTTGCTTGGTCGAAGGCAGCTCGATCCCATGATATCTCATGCTCGCTACTCCGACTGCCGGATATGTTGACGCCAGAGTACCCGGCCTGACCGCCGGCCTCTATTTTACTAGATTTATTGTGAGAAGCCTTTGAGAAATTATATCTCTCAGTTGAATGGAAAGGCGCCCATGCCTGCACCTGCGGCTCGTTCTTAGAATCAAATGGTTTCTCGTCACCGCCTTCGAATACCAAGGAGATAGTTGCAGAACCAAATTTTCTTCTAGGGTCATGTGAAGCAAGGTCAATTCTTAGAACCACTAGAGTCATCTCCTGGTGGTGTATCTTATTGGCGCCTTCGAATGTTGTTTTTTCCCATCCGTCCACCCAGAGTAGTCGGTCGGCTGTTACCGAATATCCGGATTTTTTATTATCATAGACGGCACTACCGTCGGCTTTCACTTCATATGACTTGACAGAACCAGACATAAGAGTTGCTTCATGATTCTGATTCCAATAAAGGGGAATCTCTAAGCGACTTGACGGGGCTTGGTTATCTAAGTTCACAAAACCAGCCATTGTTGTAGTTTGAACGATGGTGAGAGATGGGATCACCAGCTGTGCAATACAGCAGGAAcgcaagaaagaagaagaaaaaaatactagGCGGAATTTAACAATGGCAATGATGGCCTAAATAACGGCTTATATATCCTGTGTTATATTTATGTTGGGCTAGAGAACTACCTGTGAACAACCATACCTAGTACTCGCAGCCGCCGCTATCACCTATTCGAGGTCTCAATATCTGCATTTGGGCATAAAATCGCTCGACACGCACTAACCACTCGCAGTATGAGGCTGCAGCCAGCCTTGGCGGCGGATTGGGCACTAAGCACCTGCATATACCTACCAACTTCCAAGGTCATACAGCAGGTAGATTGGGAATTACAGTGTGTATAACATGGACGAAGCATCTGAAAGCCTGTTACTTGAACCAGAAGGCTTGTTGTTTGTCCTAAACCCATGGGAGTTGAAGACCTACCAAGAGAATGCTCAACCGTACGCGTATGGCTACGCATTATAGTAAGGACATATACATAGATAGGTAGAAAGCAGCGATTTAGTGATCTACCTAGTGTTAGGTAGAAACACCATAGTCTAGATTATCGTATCAACCCGTGCAGACAAGAGATGACCCCGCGGCTGACTTAAGGCCCAAGAGAGCAGGGGTTCCGGGGCCAATGAATGATCGGAACTTGTCAATTGTGAATGGATCATAACCCCTATTCTATCGAGGGCTGGTGATGTGAAACGAGTGTGGAGCATAGAGTACGAGAGCGTGTATTGTTAAGGTACTGACAAGTACTCGCTCTGTTACACGGCTGTGCATACGCACAGTGTATATACCATACATGCCTATTCCATCGTTAATGCCCAACCCAGGACGCTCCAGGCATCACTAACCACAACGATTCCTAGACAACGCACCATTGTATAACCTCGATTCCTGTTAGGAATGATAAATTTATTCTGACTTACAATTGATTAATTCTGATTTTCCAGCTTCCATCAGCGATACTCTGCATCTTGTATTCCTAAGTCTGTCATAGAGGCTGATTAGCACCATGGATATCACGACGTGGGTGGCAAAAGGGCGGCGCGCTTTCAGGTCCAAAAAGGATAAAAGGATAGACACTGGTAGTGTCGGGGATGAACAAACATCATCAACACCTGAAGACATCAACAATCTAACCCCCCCTAAGCCCACAGCAGCTGATCAGCCGCCTGATGAGATTTTCGTTCCAAATGAATCCGATGTACTTCCCGAGTCGAGCGTCGTGGCCCCAGAGAGTGAAACACCCACCGACCTGCCAACCAAAGACTCAAAGAAGCCAGAAGAAGCCATTTCGCAAAGTAACGAAATCAACAAAGTGTCTTCTTCAATAACCTCCGCGTCGAACAGGCTTGATTCAGCCGAATCTTACCACCAGGCGCCCCGAGACTTGTGGGAAGTAGCTTACGATAATCTGAGGCTTCAACATGCCGACTTATTGGAGGAATACGAAAGAATATTGACGTTATGGCTACGTGCATACTCACTACAGCAAAATCGGAAATTTGACTGCATTGAAGAACCAGGGAATCTATTTCAATGTTCAAATCATCAAGAAAGGCGACAATACGCGCAGAATATTATTGCCTTCTGTCTCGATGCTcagcaagagagagatgctggtgctgattCTGGTGATGAGGGTAGTCAAAACTCCAATTCTGAAACGATTTCACTCAGATTCTCCAAAGAAACTCGAGACGTGTTGAAATCATCAATCGACAATGTTGAAGATGCAGCCCTTGCATGGGCAGGAACATGCCTTGCTCTACAGGTAAGCGACATACATTCCTTTGCGAAGTACTGCTATAATCCCCGATTGCTAAGGATAATAAACGAAATAGGGCCTTTTGGATTCTACCGACCGACCGGAAAAATTACTAGGCATCAACTATATCGCATCTAGAATGGCGTGGTATACCCTGCTCCCTAAGCTtctcgatgacgatgaaagCGAACAAACAAGTCTCCGAGATCGTATCACAGAACTTTACCAAcaaattttccttttccaaaTTCGCATAGTCTGTTCTCAAACAGATACCATTCAAGAGAGCGATTTTTTCCAAATCGATCAAGATCTATTTTCCAGAGATGGAGACTTGAATGAGGCCGATGTGGTAAAGGCAGAGCAAGCACTTATGTGTTTTAAAGGGAATCACATTGAAGCTCAGATCCGCAGCCTTGTCACGTTTCCCAACGATGAGAAAAA
Proteins encoded:
- a CDS encoding uncharacterized protein (EggNog:ENOG41); this encodes MAGFVNLDNQAPSSRLEIPLYWNQNHEATLMSGSVKSYEVKADGSAVYDNKKSGYSVTADRLLWVDGWEKTTFEGANKIHHQEMTLVVLRIDLASHDPRRKFGSATISLVFEGGDEKPFDSKNEPQVQAWAPFHSTERYNFSKASHNKSSKIEAGGQAGYSGVNISGSRSSEHEISWDRAAFDQASSNPEISQHTGRRNGITWILEQNELQNAGIPQTFYVAVLISRQTREPYVVKFQVEARIGTVEDFKNKTKKFFGSNPGKTKPYLVTPWEQTICNYEGMDIMKCIDRDNLGRLQNREKSSSLELKWELSHQLEIQSSATAKQAEGSLGNNEEIRDSSAEEAMPASLKTPGSTYAEVPLPSLSGSTAADLATQLSLPPLVIGWQSAPSAPLSIWLG